From a region of the Zonotrichia albicollis isolate bZonAlb1 chromosome 5, bZonAlb1.hap1, whole genome shotgun sequence genome:
- the MSANTD1 gene encoding myb/SANT-like DNA-binding domain-containing protein 1, whose protein sequence is MAAAEIPSYIVSSQTEKHRRARNWTDAEMRGLMLVWEEFFDELKQTKRNAKVYEKMANKLFEMTGEIRHGEEIKIKITNMTFQYRKLKCMTDSETVAPDWPYYKTIDRILSKVTDHSDVKMHENQQPGPSTSQTEASQSPSAKSTPLYLPYNQFTYEGREECFEDEHSESSSSLLSYKLRAEERPVKKRKMQNCSFQKKKLKLMEAMLEEQKKLSRAMEETCREVRRILDQQNIIQVQSLQLQERMMNLLEKMISKSNV, encoded by the exons ATGGCTGCAGCAGAAATTCCCAGTTACATTGTCTCCTCTCAGACTGAGAAACACAGGAGGGCCAGGAACTGGACTGATGCAGAAATGAGAGGTTTAATGCTGGTTTGGGAAGAATTTTTTGATGAGCTGAAACAAACTAAAAGGAATGCCAAAGTTTATGAGAAAATGGCTAACAAACTCTTTGAAATGACTGGAGAAATTCGCCACGGAGAggaaataaagataaaaattacaaatatgaCATTCCAGTACAG GAAATTAAAATGCATGACTGACAGTGAAACTGTGGCACCTGACTGGCCTTACTACAAAACCATTGATAGGATCTTATCCAAAGTGACAGACCACAGCGATGTGAAAATGCATGAAAATCAGCAGCCAGGTCCTTCTACATCTCAGACTGAGGCCTCGCAGTCTCCATCAGCCAAGTCTACACCCCTGTACTTGCCATATAACCAGTTTACATATGAAGGAAGGGAAGAATGCTTTGAAGATGAACATTCAGAGAGCTCATCAAGCTTGCTTTCTTACAAGCTGAG AGCTGAAGAAAGACCagttaagaaaagaaaaatgcaaaactgCAGTTTCCAAAAGAAGAAGCTAAAATTAATGGAAGCCATGTTGGAAGAACAAAAGAAGTTGAGTAGAGCTATGGAAGAAACCTGTAGGGAAGTGCGCAGGATCCTGGATCAGCAGAACATCATTCAAGTTCAAAGCTTACAGTTACAGGAGAGAATGATGAATCTACTGGAGAAAATGATCTCCAAGTCTAATGTGTAG